A region from the Aegilops tauschii subsp. strangulata cultivar AL8/78 chromosome 5, Aet v6.0, whole genome shotgun sequence genome encodes:
- the LOC141022653 gene encoding BTB/POZ domain-containing protein POB1-like translates to MEILSFMYTGKLTTTEPNLLLDILMAADKFEVLACMRHCNQLLTNLPMTRESALLYLDYPCSTSVAAEIRHLTDAAKEFLASKYKVFANFSDELMDMPLVGIEAIFSGTDLQIRSEDTVYSFLLEWACKQYPETEERHKIWSSRLLPLVRFSHMTWSKLHEVLTCSDDDVDSEQTKKLIIDVLLHKAYPAHEQGTTDADTRTCWQVPQRAYRLKPIKVVEFDQPCPQAIVYLDLTHEECSRLFPTGKILTHLFHLAGQDFFLIAFCQMHEQSKAYSFGLCVEKIEMPKGPTCLTVDFELAARTRSSGKFVTRFQDKHTGDDWMLGCADLFEVPWSTFITNDNLFIDGVLHLRADLRVGVVAQPGLET, encoded by the exons ATGGAGATTTTGAGCTTTATGTACACTGGAAAGTTGACAACAACTGAGCCCAATCTTCTGCTCGACATCTTGATGGCCGCTGATAAATTTGAGGTTCTTGCTTGCATGAGGCATTGTAACCAGTTACTCACAAACTTGCCTATGACCAGAGAGTCTGCGTTGCTCTACCTAGATTACCCATGCTCCACTTCAGTGGCTGCTGAAATTCGGCATCTGACAGATGCTGCCAAGGAATTCCTTGCCAGCAAATACAAGGTTTTTGCCAA CTTCTCTGATGAATTGATGGACATGCCTCTTGTTGGGATTGAAGCCATCTTTTCTGGTACTGACCTACAGATAAGATCTGAAGATACCGTATATAGCTTTCTGCTTGAGTGGGCGTGCAAGCAATACCCAGAAACAGAGGAAAGGCACAAGATATGGAGCTCTCGTTTACTTCCGCTGGTGCGCTTCAGTCATATGACTTGGAGTAAACTTCATGAAGTGCTGACATGCAGTGATGATGATGTAGACAGTGAGCAAACAAAGAAGCTTATCATCGATGTTCTCTTGCACAAAGCTTACCCAGCACATGAGCAAGGCACTACTGATGCAGACACAAGAACCTGCTGGCAAGTCCCACAGCGAGCTTACAGGCTTAAACCAATCAAAGTCGTTGAATTCGACCAGCCCTGCCCACAGGCCATTGTTTACTTGGATCTAACACACGAGGAGTGCTCCCGACTGTTCCCAACCGGGAAAATTTTGACACACTTGTTCCATCTTGCTGGACAGGATTTCTTTCTCATAGCGTTTTGTCAAATGCATGAGCAGAGTAAGGCATACAGCTTTGGCCTCTGTGTAGAAAAGATTGAGATGCCAAAGGGCCCAACATGTTTGACAGTAGATTTTGAGTTAGCTGCAAGGACAAGATCGTCGGGGAAATTCGTTACCAGGTTCCAGGACAAGCATACAGGCGATGATTGGATGCTGGGATGCGCTGATCTTTTTGAGGTTCCATGGTCGACGTTCATTACCAACGACAACCTCTTCATCGATGGCGTGCTGCATCTGAGAGCTGACTTGAGGGTGGGGGTGGTGGCGCAGCCGGGACTAGAGACTTGA